The Pseudomonas solani genome segment CATCAGCCTGTTCGAGAAGTACCTCAAGCGCTTCGGTGTCGAAGTCGACTACCCGCCGCTGGCCGACCTGGCCGGCTGGGAAGCGGCCTTCAAGCTCAACACCAAGCTGCTCTTCGTCGAGTCGCCGTCCAACCCCCTGGCCGAGCTGGTGGACATCACCGCCTTGGCCGAGATCGCCCACGCCCGTGGCGCGCTGCTGGCGGTGGACAACTGCTTTTGCACCCCCGCGCTGCAGCAGCCGCTGAAGCTCGGTGCCGACATCGTCATGCACTCGGCCACCAAGTACATCGATGGCCAGGGCCGCAGCATGGGTGGCGTGGTCGCCGGTCGCAAAGCGCTGATGGAAGGCGTGGTCGGCTTCCTGCGTACCGCCGGGCCGACCCTCAGCCCGTTCAACGCCTGGATCTTCCTCAAGGGCCTGGAAACCCTGCGCGTGCGCATGCAGGCCCATTGCGCCAGCGCCCTGGAACTGGCCCGCTGGCTGGAACAGCAGCCTGGCATCGAGCGTGTCTATTACGCCGGCCTGGAAAGCCACCCGCAGCACGAGCTAGCCAAGCGCCAGCAGAGCGCCTTCGGCGCCGTGGTCAGCTTCGAAGTGGCCGGCGGCAAGGAAGCGGCGTGGCGTTTCATCGACGCCACCCGGGTGATCTCCATCACCACCAACCTGGGCGACACCAAGACCACCATCGCCCACCCGGCCACCACCTCCCACGGGCGCCTGTCGCCGCAGGAGCGTGCCAACGCCGGCATCGCTGACAACCTGATCCGCGTCGCCGTGGGCCTGGAAGACATCGCCGACCTCAAGGCCGACCTCGCTCGTGGCCTTGCTGCGTTGTGATCGACTGGTCCATGGAATCGGCGCCCGCCCATAACGGCAAGGTCGCGCTGGTCACCGGCGCGGCCCGTGGCATCGGCCTGGGCATCGCCGCCTGGCTGATCGCCGAAGGCTGGCAGGTGGTGCTCGCGGATATCGACCGTGCCCGAGGCAGCAAGGTAGCCAAGGCACTGGGTGGCAACGCCTGGTTCGTCGGCATGGACGTGGCCCATGAAAGCCAGGTCGCCGTGGGCGTTGCCGAAGTGCTTGGCCAGTTCGGCCGCCTCGATGCGCTGGTGTGCAACGCCGGCGTCGCCGAAGCCCACGGCGCGCCGCTGGAAAGCCTCGAACTGATGCAGTGGAACCGCACCCTGTCGGTCAACCTCACCGGCCCGATGCTGCTGGCCAAGCACTGCGCGCCCTACCTGCGCGGGCATCGCGGGGCCATCGTCAACATCGCATCGACCCGCGCCCATCAGTCCGAAGCCGATACCGAAGCCTATGCCGCGAGCAAGGGCGGGCTGGTGGCGCTGACCCATGCGCTGGCCATCAGCCTGGGGCCGGACATCCGCGTCAACGTGGTCAGCCCCGGCTGGATCGACTCCCGCGACCGCGCCGCCCGTGAAGAGGCGCCGTTGTCGGAGTGGGATCACGACCAGCACCCGGCCGGTCGGGTCGGCAAGGTGGAGGATGTCGCTTCCATGGTCGCCTGGCTGCTCTCGGACGGCTGCGGCTTCGTCACCGGCCAGGAGTTCCTGGTGGACGGCGGCATGACCCGCAAGATGATCTACCTGGACTGATCCGCTTAGTAGGGTTCAGCCCACCGCTCCACGCTCCATTCCCCCAAACGAAAACGGGCGGCAGTGCCTGGCACTGCCGCCCGTTCGCTTTTCTGCGTCCCGTCAGGGCAGCGGAGCCTCCGGCGGGCGCACATCGATGGCCGGGGTGCCCTGGCCGCCGTCGAACAGCTGCGCCGGCGTGCGCGGCAGGATGCTCGGGCGGCTTTCCTTGTCGGTCTGGTCGCCGAGCACGCGGATGTCGCTGTACTTCTTGCCCGAGAGTGCGGCCAGCCCGGCGCGGTCGCGGACCACGGTCGGGCGCAGGAACACCATCAGGTTGCGCTTCACGTGGCTGTCCTTGGTGGAGCGGAACAGGCGACCGAGCAGGGGGATGTCCCCGAGCAGCGGCACCTTGGAGTCGGTGGTGGTGACGTCGTCCTGGATCAGGCCGCCGAGCACGATCACTTGGCCGTCCTCGGCGAGGATGGTGCTCTTGATCGAGCGCTTGTTGGTGATCAGGTCCACCGCCTGGGCGGTGAGGGTGGCGCTGGGGGCGATGGAGGAGATTTCCTGCTCGATCTCCAGGCGCAGGGTGGCGCCCTCGTTGATGTGCGGGGTGACCTTGAGGGTGACGCCGATGTCCTTGCGCTCGATGGTGGTGAAGGGGTTGTTGGCCCCGGCGGCATCGGTGGTGTAGGAACCGGTCTGGAAGGGCACGTTCTGGCCCACGAGGATCTCCGCCTTCTGGTTGTCCAGGGTCAGCAGGCTCGGCGTGGACAGCAGGTTGCTCTTGCTGTTGGCCGAAAGCGCGGTGACCAGCGCGGCGAAGTGGTCGGTACCAATGCCGATGATGGCGCCATCGGGCAGGGTGGTGGGCAGCTTTTCGTCCTTGATGGCGTTGAGCACGGTGCCCACCGAGAGCCCGGTGTTGCCGAAGTTGACCCCGCCGAGGCCGCCGGTCTTGCCGCGGGCATCCACGGCCCACTGCACGCCGAGGGCGTCGGTGATGTCGCCGGAGATTTCCACGATGGCGGCTTCCACCATCACCTGGGCGCGGGGTACGTCGAGCTGGCGGACGATGTCTTCCAGCGCATTGACCGTGTCCGGCTCGGCCAGCAGCACCAGGGCGTTGAGGCTCTCATCGGCGCGGATCAGGATGTTCTGCGGCTTGCCTTGCTGCTCGCTGCCACCTTCCGGGGTCTTCAGGCCTTCGGAAATCTCGCCCAGGGTGGTGGCCAGGGCCTTGGCGTCGTTGTGGCGCAGGCGGATGACGCGGGTATTGGCCGAGCGCGAGGTCGGGGTGTCGAGGGACTGCGCCAGCGCCACCAGCTTGGCCCGTGCCGAGGGCGGGCCGACGATGATCAGGCGGTTGGTGCGGGCATCGGCGATCACCTGGGCGGCGTTGGTGCCTTTGGCCTGGCCACGGCTGACGGCGCTGTTGAGCACCTCGGCGGCGTCCATCACCCAGGCGTTCTGCAGGTTGAGCACGGTGTAGTCGCGGTCGCCCTTCTGGTCCAGCTGGCGCATCAGGCTTTCGATGCGCGCGATGTTGGCGCTGCGGTCGCTGATGATCAGGGCGTTGGACGAGGTCACCGCCGCCAGGTGGCCGTATTGCGGCACCAGCGGGCGGATCAGCGGGATCAGCTCGGTGACCGGCGTGTGCTGGACCTGGATCACCCGGGTCTCCAGCTTGTCCGGCGCGGCCGGCCCGCCCTCGGCTTCGGCCTTGGCTTCGGCGTTGGGGATGATGCGGGCCTGGTCACCCTGGGTGACCACGGTGAAGCCGTGGGTGGCCATCACCGAAAGGAACAGTTGATAGACCTCGGACAGGTTCAGCGGCGCCTTGGACACCACGCTGACCTGGCCCTTGACCCGGGGATCGACGATGAAGGTCTCGCCGGTGATGTCGGCCACCTGGTCGACGAATTCGCGAATGTCCGCGTCCTTGAGGTTGATGGTCCAGCCTTCCTGCTGGCTGTTTTCGGCCTGGGGTTGCGGATCGGCGGCCAGCAAGGGCAACGGCGCGGCAGCGAGGCCGGCGGCCAGCAGGGCGATACTCAGGCGCGAGAGAAGTGTGGGCATTGATTCATTCGCTTTCCAGGGGCTGTTCGGGCGGTGATTCCGGCGAGAGGCCGCCGGATTCTTCCATCTGTTTTCTCAGTGCTTCCATGCGTTCGCGCAGTTCGGCGGCGTTGTCCTCCTGGAGGCCGCCGAGGTCGTTGACAGCATCATTTGCCGGCTCCGCCTCCATGGCGGGCGAGCTGGGCACGGCGAGGCGTGCCCGGGGGAAGGTCAGGGTCTCGAGGCGGCCGCCCCGGTCGATTTCCACGCGATCACGGTAGATGGCATGGAGCTTCACGCCGGGGCTAAGTTCCTCGCCGCTGTGCAGGCGCTTGGGTTTGTCGCCCTCGCTGCGGATGATCACGCTGGAGCGTGCCTCATCGGCGTTGATGAAGCTGCCCAGCAGGGTCAGGCGCAGGTTGGTCGCCGGTGGTGGCGCATCGCTCTGCGCGCGGTTCGGACCGAACAGCGGTTCGAGGCGTTCCAGGCTGGCCGGAACCACCGCCGTGCTGGTGGGGTCACTGCTGGTATCGGGGGAATTGCGGAGCAATCGGATCCAGTCGGCGGATTGCCAGGCGAGGCTCAGGCTCATGGCAATCACCAAGCCCGCGCCCAGAAGCGCGGGCGAATGCTGTTGCAGCCAGTGTCGAGCACCAGTTGTGGGCAAGTGGGGGTCTCCGCGAGTTGTTCTTGATTTTCTGATTCGGCGAAAGCTCTGAATCATAGCAGTACGACGCATTCACGCTACAACCCGACAGCAGGTGTATCGCGGAGGTCTATGTGCTAAAGATATTCCGGTTTTTTTACGGGTTTGCGTGCGTGCCCGATCACAACGACAAGAAAATGGCAGGGATCTGCTGCACAACGGTCAGACAGCGTTGTGATAATTGCCCCGGTGAATTCATGAAGGCATTACACGGATGAACTCTTCGATCGAGGCGCCTCTGCGGCGCCTGCCGTTCGGCTTTGCCAAGCGTCACGGCGTCTTCCTGCAGGATGGCGTCGAGCCCTGTCTGGCCCATCGCCAAGGCGCCGAACTGGTGGCCCTGGCCGAGGCGCGTCGCTTCGTCGGTCGCTCGCTGCCATTCCGGCCGTTGCCAGTCGAATCGTTCGACCAGGCGTTGGCCCAGGCTTACCAGCACGACTCCTCCGCCACCATGCAACTGGCCGAAGACCTCGGCGGCAGCCTCGACCTGGCCGCGCTGGCCGAGCAGATGCCCGAGACCACCGACCTGATGGAGCAGGAGGACGACGCGCCGATCATCCGCCTGATCAACGCCATTCTCGGCGAGGCGATCCGCGAGAACGCCTCGGACATCCACCTGGAGACCTTCGAAAAACGCCTGGTGGTGCGCTTCCGCGTCGACGGCATCCTGCGTGAGGTGCTCGAACCCAAGCGTGAGCTGGCGGCGCTGCTGGTGTCGCGGATCAAGGTCATGGCCAAGCTGGACATCGCCGAAAAACGCGTGCCCCAGGACGGCCGTATTTCCCTGCGCGTGGCTGGCCGTGAGGTGGACATCCGCGTCTCCACGCTGCCGTCGGCCAACGGCGAGCGCGTGGTACTGCGCCTGCTGGACAAGCAGGCCGGCCGCCTGACCCTGCAGCACCTGGGCATGAGCGCGCGTGACCGCGACCTGATGGAGGCCACGGTGCGCAAGCCCCACGGCATCCTGCTGGTCACCGGCCCCACCGGCTCGGGCAAGACCACCACGCTCTACGCCAGCCTGGTCACCCTCAACGACCGCACCCGCAACATCCTCACGGTGGAAGACCCCATCGAATATCACCTGGAAGGCATCGGCCAGACCCAGGTCAACGCCAAGGTGGAGATGACCTTCGCCCGCGGCCTGCGCGCCATCCTGCGCCAGGACCCGGACGTGGTGATGGTGGGTGAGATCCGCGACCACGAAACCGCCGAGATCGCCGTCCAGGCGTCCCTCACCGGTCACCTGGTGCTCTCCACCCTGCACACCAACAGTGCCATCGGCGCCATCACCCGTTTGGTGGACATGGGCGTCGAGCCCTTCCTGCTGTCGTCCTCCTTGCTCGGCGTGCTGGCCCAGCGCCTGGTGCGCGTGCTCTGCAACCACTGCAAGGTGCCCTACAGTGCCGATGCCGCCGAGTGCACGCTGCTGGGCGTCGACCCGGCGGCCCCGCCGACCCTCTACCACGCCCGTGGTTGCCCCGAATGCCATCAGCAGGGCTACCGCGGCCGTACCGGTATCTACGAACTGGTGGTCTTCGACGACCACATGCGCAGCCTGATCCACAACTCCGCGGCGGAGCAGGAGATGACCCGCCACGCCCGCCGTTTCGGCCCCAGCATCCGCGATGACGGCAAGCGCAAGGTGCTTGAAGGCGTGACCACGGTGGAAGAGGTCCTGCGTGTGACCCAGGAAGAATAATGGCCGCCTTCGAATACCTCGCCCTCGACGCCCGTGGGCGTCCGCAGAAGGGTGTGCTGGAAGCCGACAGTGCCCGCCAGGTGCGCCAGTTGCTGCGTGAAAAACAGCTGGCACCGCTGGAGGTCAAGGCCACCCGCACCCGCGAACAGGCTGCCGGTGGCGGTCGTCTCGGCTTCGCTCGGGGCCTGTCCGCCCGCGACCTGGCGCTGGTCACCCGACAGCTGGCGACCCTGGTGCAGGCCGCGTTGCCCATTGAGGAAGCGCTGCGCGCCGCCGCGGCCCAATCCACCTCGCCGCGCATCCAGTCCATGCTGCTGGCGGTGCGTGCCCGGGTGCTCGAAGGCCATAGCCTGGCCGGCAGCCTGAGGGAGTTTCCCGCGGCCTTCCCCGAGCTGTACCGCGCCACAGTCGCGGCGGGGGAGCACGCCGGCCACCTCGGCCCGGTGCTGGAACAACTGGCCGACTACACCGAGCAGCGCCAGCAGTCGCGGCAGAAGATCCAGCTCGCGCTGCTCTACCCGGTGATCCTGATGTGCGCCTCCCTCGGCATCGTCTCCTTCCTCCTGGGCTACGTGGTCCCGGACGTGGTGCGCGTGTTCATCGATTCCGGGCAGACCCTGCCGCTGCTCACCCGTGGCCTCATCGCCCTCAGCGACCTGGTCAAGCACTGGGGCTG includes the following:
- a CDS encoding O-succinylhomoserine sulfhydrylase, whose translation is MTQEWEAGRLDSDLEGAAFDTLAVRAGQHRTPEGEHGEAMFLTSSYVFRTAADAAARFAGEVPGNVYSRYTNPTVRAFEERIAALEGAEQAVATASGMSAILSIVMSQCSAGDHVLVSRSVFGSTISLFEKYLKRFGVEVDYPPLADLAGWEAAFKLNTKLLFVESPSNPLAELVDITALAEIAHARGALLAVDNCFCTPALQQPLKLGADIVMHSATKYIDGQGRSMGGVVAGRKALMEGVVGFLRTAGPTLSPFNAWIFLKGLETLRVRMQAHCASALELARWLEQQPGIERVYYAGLESHPQHELAKRQQSAFGAVVSFEVAGGKEAAWRFIDATRVISITTNLGDTKTTIAHPATTSHGRLSPQERANAGIADNLIRVAVGLEDIADLKADLARGLAAL
- a CDS encoding SDR family oxidoreductase, translated to MESAPAHNGKVALVTGAARGIGLGIAAWLIAEGWQVVLADIDRARGSKVAKALGGNAWFVGMDVAHESQVAVGVAEVLGQFGRLDALVCNAGVAEAHGAPLESLELMQWNRTLSVNLTGPMLLAKHCAPYLRGHRGAIVNIASTRAHQSEADTEAYAASKGGLVALTHALAISLGPDIRVNVVSPGWIDSRDRAAREEAPLSEWDHDQHPAGRVGKVEDVASMVAWLLSDGCGFVTGQEFLVDGGMTRKMIYLD
- the gspD gene encoding type II secretion system secretin GspD; translation: MPTLLSRLSIALLAAGLAAAPLPLLAADPQPQAENSQQEGWTINLKDADIREFVDQVADITGETFIVDPRVKGQVSVVSKAPLNLSEVYQLFLSVMATHGFTVVTQGDQARIIPNAEAKAEAEGGPAAPDKLETRVIQVQHTPVTELIPLIRPLVPQYGHLAAVTSSNALIISDRSANIARIESLMRQLDQKGDRDYTVLNLQNAWVMDAAEVLNSAVSRGQAKGTNAAQVIADARTNRLIIVGPPSARAKLVALAQSLDTPTSRSANTRVIRLRHNDAKALATTLGEISEGLKTPEGGSEQQGKPQNILIRADESLNALVLLAEPDTVNALEDIVRQLDVPRAQVMVEAAIVEISGDITDALGVQWAVDARGKTGGLGGVNFGNTGLSVGTVLNAIKDEKLPTTLPDGAIIGIGTDHFAALVTALSANSKSNLLSTPSLLTLDNQKAEILVGQNVPFQTGSYTTDAAGANNPFTTIERKDIGVTLKVTPHINEGATLRLEIEQEISSIAPSATLTAQAVDLITNKRSIKSTILAEDGQVIVLGGLIQDDVTTTDSKVPLLGDIPLLGRLFRSTKDSHVKRNLMVFLRPTVVRDRAGLAALSGKKYSDIRVLGDQTDKESRPSILPRTPAQLFDGGQGTPAIDVRPPEAPLP
- a CDS encoding type II secretion system protein N, whose product is MSLSLAWQSADWIRLLRNSPDTSSDPTSTAVVPASLERLEPLFGPNRAQSDAPPPATNLRLTLLGSFINADEARSSVIIRSEGDKPKRLHSGEELSPGVKLHAIYRDRVEIDRGGRLETLTFPRARLAVPSSPAMEAEPANDAVNDLGGLQEDNAAELRERMEALRKQMEESGGLSPESPPEQPLESE
- the gspE gene encoding type II secretion system ATPase GspE gives rise to the protein MNSSIEAPLRRLPFGFAKRHGVFLQDGVEPCLAHRQGAELVALAEARRFVGRSLPFRPLPVESFDQALAQAYQHDSSATMQLAEDLGGSLDLAALAEQMPETTDLMEQEDDAPIIRLINAILGEAIRENASDIHLETFEKRLVVRFRVDGILREVLEPKRELAALLVSRIKVMAKLDIAEKRVPQDGRISLRVAGREVDIRVSTLPSANGERVVLRLLDKQAGRLTLQHLGMSARDRDLMEATVRKPHGILLVTGPTGSGKTTTLYASLVTLNDRTRNILTVEDPIEYHLEGIGQTQVNAKVEMTFARGLRAILRQDPDVVMVGEIRDHETAEIAVQASLTGHLVLSTLHTNSAIGAITRLVDMGVEPFLLSSSLLGVLAQRLVRVLCNHCKVPYSADAAECTLLGVDPAAPPTLYHARGCPECHQQGYRGRTGIYELVVFDDHMRSLIHNSAAEQEMTRHARRFGPSIRDDGKRKVLEGVTTVEEVLRVTQEE
- the xcpS gene encoding GspF family T2SS innner membrane protein variant XcpS encodes the protein MAAFEYLALDARGRPQKGVLEADSARQVRQLLREKQLAPLEVKATRTREQAAGGGRLGFARGLSARDLALVTRQLATLVQAALPIEEALRAAAAQSTSPRIQSMLLAVRARVLEGHSLAGSLREFPAAFPELYRATVAAGEHAGHLGPVLEQLADYTEQRQQSRQKIQLALLYPVILMCASLGIVSFLLGYVVPDVVRVFIDSGQTLPLLTRGLIALSDLVKHWGWLAALLAIAAFIGARVALREEAIRARWHGLVLRIPLVGGLVRATDTARFASTLAILTQSGVPLVEALGIGAEVIANRVIRADVVLAAQKVREGGSLTRALEASGQFPPMMLHMIASGERSGELDQMLARTARNQENDLGAQIALLVGLFEPFMLVFMGAVVLVIVLAILLPILSLNQLVG